The following are from one region of the Acidimicrobiia bacterium genome:
- a CDS encoding error-prone DNA polymerase: MEHGAGERPAGRRSGIPIAERARPEGGYAELHCHTNFSFLDGASHPEELVDEAARLGLAALAVTDHDGFYGIVRFALAAASVGMPTVFGAELTLDQTAGPPNGVADPPGNHLVVLAEGPLGHARLARAISEGQMAGEKGAPRFVIEALAAASRAGVHLTHNRTSATNDAWHVLTGCRKGPLARALHAEGPAAARRALDHLTDAFERDRVLVELWDHGDPLDRHRNDALAEVAIRAGVDVIATNNVHYATPQQRQLAAALAAIRSRRSLDEIDGWLPASSFAHLRSAAEQHRRFARWPGAVERTVDIARQCAFDLRLAAPNLPNLDVPPGHTDMSWLRELTRRGAARRYSPSHPDHEKAQRQIAHELDVIEQLGFPGYFLLIFEIVEFCKEQDIYCQGRGSAANSAVCYALGVTKADAVALGLLFERFLSPERDGPPDIDLDIEHQRREEVIQYVYDKYGRDRAAQVANVITYRPRSALREMAKVAGLSPGHADALAKQVDRWGRGDDPLAVVGESGAERPEGRGRVSRPRASATMVLDLATQVLDFPRHLGIHSGGMVMADRPLVEFCPVEWARMEDRSVLQWDKDDCASAGLVKFDLLGLGMLTMLHMAVDLVREHEGIEIDLATIPQEDEVYDLLCAADTIGVFQVESRAQMGTLPRLRPRTFYDLVVEVALIRPGPIQGGSVHPYLRRRTGEEPVTYPHPILEPCLRKTLGVPLFQEQLMQIAIDAAGFTPGEADQLRQAMGSKRSKQRMAAMHDRLMQGMAERGIDTDAATDIAHKLEAFAQFGFPESHSVSFAYLVYSSSWVKLHYPAEFVCALLNAQPMGFYSPHTLVRDAVRHGVQALGPDVNISRTDCTLEARTPDAGPVGRPRNGWHADPSEHALRIGLRYVRGLADALLERIETAREASGAFISLEDFTRRTNAPGDALEALATAGAFGSLGVERREALWAAGALHDARPGTLPGVITGVEAPPLPGMEPIDETNADLWSTGMSTSRHPTEFVRAALSARGAVTAEALRGLSHRTVVEVGGIVTHRQQPETSKGVVFINLEDETGLVNVVCTPDVWKRFRKVARTSPALIVRGMLERQQGVINLLAHRIEALALRPAALLRSRDFH; the protein is encoded by the coding sequence GTGGAGCACGGCGCTGGCGAGCGGCCCGCAGGGCGGCGGTCGGGTATCCCGATCGCCGAGCGAGCGCGCCCAGAAGGTGGCTATGCCGAGCTGCACTGCCACACCAACTTCTCGTTCCTCGATGGTGCCAGTCACCCTGAGGAGCTGGTCGACGAGGCCGCGCGCCTCGGCTTGGCCGCGCTCGCGGTCACCGACCACGACGGGTTCTACGGGATCGTGCGCTTCGCGCTGGCCGCCGCATCAGTGGGGATGCCGACGGTGTTCGGCGCCGAGCTCACCCTCGACCAGACGGCTGGGCCGCCGAACGGAGTCGCGGATCCGCCGGGGAACCATCTGGTGGTCCTCGCGGAAGGACCGCTTGGTCACGCCCGTCTCGCACGGGCGATCAGCGAAGGACAGATGGCGGGGGAGAAGGGCGCGCCGCGCTTCGTGATCGAAGCGCTCGCTGCCGCGTCACGCGCCGGTGTGCACCTCACTCACAACCGCACCAGTGCGACGAACGACGCATGGCACGTGCTCACCGGTTGCCGCAAGGGACCGCTGGCGCGCGCGCTCCACGCCGAGGGTCCGGCGGCAGCTCGGCGCGCGCTCGACCACTTGACCGACGCATTCGAGCGCGACCGCGTGCTCGTTGAGCTGTGGGACCACGGCGATCCCCTCGACCGGCACCGCAACGACGCGCTCGCCGAAGTCGCGATCAGGGCAGGTGTCGATGTGATCGCCACCAACAACGTGCATTACGCCACACCGCAGCAACGCCAACTCGCTGCCGCGCTCGCGGCCATCAGATCGAGACGTTCGCTCGACGAGATCGACGGCTGGCTGCCGGCATCGTCGTTTGCACACCTGCGCAGCGCGGCCGAGCAGCACCGGCGATTCGCGCGGTGGCCCGGCGCGGTCGAACGGACCGTCGACATCGCGCGCCAGTGCGCCTTCGACCTGCGCCTCGCCGCACCGAACCTCCCCAACCTCGACGTGCCACCCGGTCACACCGACATGTCGTGGCTGCGCGAGCTCACCCGGCGCGGCGCCGCACGCCGCTACTCACCCAGTCACCCCGACCATGAGAAGGCGCAACGTCAGATCGCCCACGAGCTCGACGTGATCGAGCAGCTCGGGTTCCCCGGCTACTTCCTGCTGATCTTCGAGATCGTCGAGTTCTGCAAGGAGCAGGACATCTACTGCCAGGGCCGGGGGAGCGCCGCGAACAGCGCGGTTTGCTACGCCCTCGGCGTCACCAAAGCCGACGCGGTCGCGCTCGGACTGCTCTTCGAGCGGTTCCTGTCGCCCGAGCGCGACGGGCCACCCGACATCGACCTCGACATCGAGCACCAGCGAAGAGAGGAGGTCATCCAGTACGTCTACGACAAGTACGGGCGCGACCGCGCCGCGCAGGTCGCCAACGTCATCACCTACCGACCGCGCTCCGCATTGCGCGAGATGGCCAAGGTCGCGGGCCTCTCACCCGGACACGCCGATGCGCTCGCCAAGCAGGTGGACAGATGGGGGCGCGGTGACGATCCGTTGGCGGTGGTGGGGGAGAGCGGAGCCGAGCGGCCCGAAGGGCGGGGCCGGGTATCCCGGCCCCGAGCGAGCGCGACCATGGTGTTGGACCTGGCGACCCAGGTGCTCGACTTCCCGCGCCACCTCGGCATCCACTCGGGCGGCATGGTGATGGCCGACCGCCCGCTCGTGGAGTTCTGCCCGGTCGAGTGGGCTCGCATGGAGGACCGCTCGGTGCTCCAGTGGGACAAGGACGACTGCGCGTCCGCAGGCCTCGTGAAGTTCGACCTGCTCGGGCTCGGGATGCTCACGATGCTGCACATGGCCGTCGACCTGGTGCGTGAGCACGAGGGGATCGAGATCGACCTGGCCACGATCCCCCAAGAAGACGAGGTGTACGACCTGCTGTGCGCGGCCGACACGATCGGCGTGTTCCAGGTGGAGAGCCGCGCACAGATGGGCACGCTGCCGCGCCTTCGGCCGCGCACCTTCTACGACCTCGTGGTTGAGGTCGCGCTGATCCGCCCCGGGCCGATCCAGGGCGGCTCGGTACACCCGTATCTGCGCCGGCGCACCGGTGAGGAGCCCGTCACCTACCCGCACCCGATCCTCGAGCCGTGCCTACGCAAGACGCTCGGTGTGCCGTTGTTCCAGGAGCAGCTCATGCAGATCGCCATCGACGCGGCCGGCTTCACGCCGGGGGAAGCCGACCAGCTGCGCCAGGCGATGGGGTCGAAGCGCTCGAAGCAGCGCATGGCTGCGATGCACGACCGGCTGATGCAGGGGATGGCCGAGCGCGGGATCGACACCGACGCGGCCACCGACATCGCTCACAAGCTCGAAGCCTTCGCGCAGTTCGGCTTCCCCGAGAGCCACTCCGTGAGCTTCGCCTACCTCGTGTACTCGAGCTCATGGGTGAAGCTGCACTACCCGGCCGAGTTCGTGTGCGCGCTGCTCAACGCGCAGCCGATGGGCTTCTACTCGCCGCACACGCTCGTGCGTGACGCCGTTCGCCACGGGGTGCAGGCGCTCGGACCCGACGTGAACATCTCCCGCACGGACTGCACGCTCGAAGCACGCACGCCCGATGCGGGCCCGGTCGGTCGTCCGCGCAATGGGTGGCACGCCGACCCGTCCGAGCACGCGCTGCGCATCGGGTTGCGCTACGTGCGCGGACTCGCCGACGCGCTCCTCGAGCGCATCGAGACGGCGCGTGAGGCCAGCGGAGCATTCATCAGCCTGGAGGACTTCACGCGCCGGACCAATGCCCCCGGTGACGCGCTCGAGGCGCTGGCCACCGCCGGCGCGTTCGGTTCCCTCGGCGTGGAGCGGAGAGAGGCGTTGTGGGCAGCGGGCGCGCTGCACGACGCCCGCCCCGGCACGCTCCCCGGCGTGATCACCGGGGTCGAGGCGCCTCCCCTGCCCGGCATGGAGCCGATCGACGAGACGAACGCCGATCTCTGGTCCACCGGCATGTCCACGAGCCGACACCCCACGGAGTTCGTGCGCGCTGCGCTCAGCGCCCGGGGCGCCGTCACCGCGGAGGCGCTCAGAGGGCTCTCCCACCGCACGGTCGTGGAGGTGGGTGGGATCGTCACCCACCGCCAGCAGCCGGAGACGTCCAAGGGCGTGGTGTTCATCAACCTCGAGGACGAGACCGGCCTCGTCAACGTGGTCTGCACGCCCGATGTGTGGAAGCGGTTCCGCAAGGTGGCCCGCACCTCACCCGCGCTGATCGTGCGCGGGATGCTCGAGCGTCAACAGGGCGTGATCAACCTGCTCGCCCACCGCATCGAAGCACTCGCTCTCCGCCCGGCCGCCCTCCTCAGATCGCGCGACTTCCACTAA
- a CDS encoding PQQ-binding-like beta-propeller repeat protein has product MPEGEVVERGSGVPLASIVVSDGLAVTRTGDDGSFSFPDRADAEFVFATVPSSHLALQPGWFANVRDGDTDTIQIELDPRPEGASDGCTFVQVTDLHVSVDEGARLRPMIEAGVVSPPGIAVTGEVSAAELREDLELIVERVQPDFIAATGDLADYGQPEELDAYREAITGLGAPVASVPGNHDHLSVLSRESIEGFFSTWKQEDTPDLGPGEAFQKAVFGGDWRRAASGRVPWVEVMGPLYYSFDWGDVHFVAYDGEGLRRYGDDYPQDEWLANEFALVEPGTPVVVLTHFPETADFYRSRFGTVRLVASLSGHWHGTRLWRDGEAQHWTSSTLGFGGIDYTPRGYRVIEVDANGARSWWETVEAPRPRTARVCGAAVSGERMVVALEEPDASGAISAVGSWSEPLAAAARGGVVAANGTLYALDSGSTVRAFDAANGDVRWSRELGDRSVRWMLGALAASGDRVYVGSAISVHALDARTGDEIWRRDISPDDWAASWSGVTADDEIVVVGAVNDHLHLAALEAGTGEVRWLHEGRDIAGVSATPRILEDQVFAARAPGWLQAFERGDGKMRWEAPLDDAWPVALAAARGRAFVRSSSGTITAHDVTDGSTQWTCALGPGLRAARPYSRTTGGARLPLVVFGPYVWTGATHELVGIDLESGEIVSRTDAGGEVATVLGDGPSVCAVTVDGRVVRAAR; this is encoded by the coding sequence ATGCCGGAGGGAGAGGTCGTCGAACGCGGGAGCGGCGTCCCGCTCGCGAGCATTGTCGTGAGCGACGGCTTGGCAGTTACTCGCACGGGTGACGATGGCTCGTTCTCATTTCCCGATCGGGCCGATGCGGAGTTCGTGTTCGCGACGGTGCCGTCGTCGCACCTGGCGCTGCAGCCCGGCTGGTTCGCCAACGTGCGAGACGGCGACACCGACACGATCCAGATCGAGCTCGATCCCCGGCCAGAGGGAGCGTCCGACGGCTGCACGTTCGTGCAGGTCACCGACCTTCACGTCTCGGTCGATGAGGGGGCGCGCCTGCGCCCGATGATCGAGGCGGGGGTTGTTTCGCCGCCTGGCATCGCCGTGACGGGAGAGGTGAGCGCGGCGGAGCTCCGAGAAGACCTCGAGTTGATCGTCGAGCGCGTCCAGCCCGACTTCATCGCAGCGACCGGCGACCTCGCCGACTACGGCCAACCCGAAGAGCTCGATGCGTACCGCGAGGCGATCACCGGGCTCGGCGCCCCGGTGGCGAGCGTGCCCGGCAACCACGATCACCTCTCGGTGCTGAGCCGGGAGTCCATCGAAGGGTTCTTCTCGACGTGGAAGCAAGAGGACACGCCCGACCTCGGTCCCGGCGAAGCCTTCCAGAAGGCCGTGTTCGGCGGTGACTGGCGTCGGGCAGCGTCGGGTCGCGTGCCGTGGGTAGAAGTGATGGGTCCGCTGTACTACTCGTTCGACTGGGGTGACGTGCACTTCGTCGCGTACGACGGCGAAGGACTACGTCGGTACGGAGACGACTACCCGCAGGACGAATGGCTGGCGAACGAATTCGCGCTGGTCGAGCCAGGCACTCCCGTGGTGGTGCTCACGCACTTTCCGGAGACCGCCGACTTCTACCGGTCACGCTTCGGAACAGTGCGGCTCGTCGCTTCATTGAGTGGGCACTGGCACGGCACGCGCCTGTGGCGTGACGGCGAAGCGCAGCACTGGACCAGCTCGACGCTCGGCTTTGGCGGCATCGACTACACGCCGCGTGGTTACCGGGTCATCGAGGTCGATGCGAACGGCGCAAGATCGTGGTGGGAGACGGTCGAGGCCCCGCGACCGCGCACCGCGCGCGTGTGCGGCGCGGCCGTGTCCGGTGAACGGATGGTGGTCGCGCTGGAGGAACCTGACGCGTCAGGCGCGATCAGCGCGGTCGGCTCGTGGTCGGAACCGTTGGCGGCGGCGGCGCGCGGTGGTGTCGTGGCAGCGAACGGAACGCTCTACGCCCTGGACTCAGGGTCGACGGTGCGGGCGTTCGACGCCGCCAACGGTGACGTGCGCTGGTCGCGCGAGCTCGGGGATCGGTCGGTTCGCTGGATGCTCGGAGCACTGGCAGCGAGCGGGGACCGTGTGTACGTCGGGAGCGCGATCAGCGTGCACGCGCTCGACGCCCGCACCGGCGACGAGATCTGGCGTCGTGACATCTCGCCGGACGACTGGGCCGCGAGTTGGAGCGGCGTGACCGCCGATGACGAGATCGTCGTCGTCGGCGCGGTGAACGATCACCTCCATCTCGCGGCATTGGAAGCCGGCACCGGCGAGGTTCGCTGGCTCCACGAAGGGCGCGACATCGCCGGCGTCAGCGCGACCCCGAGGATCCTCGAGGATCAAGTCTTCGCGGCGCGCGCCCCCGGTTGGCTCCAGGCGTTCGAACGGGGCGACGGCAAGATGCGGTGGGAGGCCCCGCTTGACGACGCCTGGCCAGTCGCGCTCGCGGCCGCCCGCGGCCGCGCATTCGTCCGCAGCTCCAGCGGCACGATCACTGCCCATGATGTGACCGATGGGAGCACTCAGTGGACGTGTGCGCTCGGTCCGGGTCTTCGCGCTGCGCGTCCGTACTCCAGAACAACCGGTGGTGCGCGTCTCCCGCTGGTCGTCTTCGGTCCGTACGTCTGGACGGGCGCCACCCATGAGCTCGTCGGCATCGACCTCGAATCCGGCGAGATCGTGAGTCGAACCGACGCAGGTGGTGAGGTGGCGACTGTCCTCGGCGATGGCCCGAGTGTCTGCGCGGTCACCGTCGACGGACGAGTGGTGCGCGCCGCCCGCTGA
- a CDS encoding adenylate/guanylate cyclase domain-containing protein yields MPDLPTGTVTFLFTDLEGSTRLWEERAEAMKDALARHDELLRAAVEACEGHVVKTTGDGVHAAFADPVHAIDAAIAGQRALDEAVIDPPLRVRMGIHTGPAEPRDGDYYGSAVNRAARLMSAAHGGQIVVSLATEELVRDDLSAGIELIDLGEHLLRDLSRSERIFQVVAPGLHEDFAPLRSIDTAPGNLPAQLTSFIGRGEELHEIAVELEKNRLVTITGAGGVGKTRLAMHVAAEVLPRYRDGAWLCELAPVVDADEMHQVLVATLDIQPRAGVSLLDSICDALRTKHVLVILDNCEHLLRAARDLIGRILASCPDVRVLATSREGIGIAGEQVWPLRSLDIPESAAAHEVAEAEAAVLFMDRARSVRPGFVIDAGNAAAVADICRRLDGIPLALELAAARMVAMSPADVATRLDERFRLLTGGRSGAVERHQTLRGALEWSYSLLDAREQCVFDRLSGFSGTFDAAAAEAVVTGGGVEGWDVLDALGGLVAKSMLIAEPSDDGTMRYQLLETMRQYAAEQLEEHDDPDAWRRRHAEHYSAVTEEVARGIRGPDEGRYRQQLLAEIDNVRSAVQWSNDAADRTDAELGLRIIAALSYEASFNRPLGVGVWAERAAERAERSTEGRRSDVLSAAASSALARGDVDLCAVFANAALEHGPQADSWSPSLPYLALAYRALTVGAHDEMRSVIADWRRTLESIDADDFQRASGYWTWAAFGSLFGDPQALEDARAATTVARKSGNPTAIGNSLHALGMALARSDPDEALAVLEEAATVKMVSGKSNLLGNAYALIAQLRARRGERSAALEALRFSIAHLDEAGDKPQFLGTIDWAVVIFRLFEEDEAMAVTAGVAIDGPLAVLNNFPGVPRHGDPALSKVEARLGAERYRELVAQGAAMSYDEVVQYLFAEIDRMLAETS; encoded by the coding sequence ATGCCTGACCTCCCGACCGGCACGGTCACGTTCCTCTTCACCGATCTCGAGGGCTCGACACGCCTGTGGGAAGAGCGCGCCGAGGCAATGAAGGACGCGCTCGCGCGCCACGACGAGTTGCTGCGCGCGGCGGTTGAGGCTTGCGAGGGTCATGTCGTCAAGACGACCGGTGACGGCGTCCACGCCGCGTTCGCCGATCCAGTGCACGCGATCGATGCTGCGATCGCCGGACAGCGTGCGCTCGACGAGGCGGTGATCGACCCGCCGCTGCGAGTGCGCATGGGCATTCATACCGGTCCGGCGGAGCCCCGCGATGGGGACTACTACGGCAGCGCTGTGAATCGAGCGGCGCGTCTCATGTCAGCCGCACACGGCGGCCAGATCGTGGTCTCGCTCGCCACCGAGGAGCTCGTTCGCGACGACCTTTCGGCGGGGATCGAGCTCATCGACCTCGGCGAGCACCTGCTCCGCGACCTCTCCCGCTCGGAACGCATCTTCCAGGTCGTCGCTCCTGGGCTCCACGAAGACTTCGCGCCGCTTCGCTCCATCGACACCGCGCCCGGGAACCTCCCCGCACAGCTGACGTCGTTCATCGGCCGCGGCGAGGAGCTGCACGAGATTGCCGTGGAACTCGAGAAGAACCGGCTCGTGACGATCACTGGAGCTGGTGGCGTCGGGAAGACGCGCCTCGCCATGCACGTCGCCGCGGAGGTCCTGCCCCGTTACCGCGACGGGGCATGGCTGTGCGAGCTCGCGCCAGTGGTCGATGCCGACGAGATGCACCAAGTGCTGGTTGCAACCCTCGACATTCAACCGCGAGCCGGTGTGTCCCTCCTGGACAGCATCTGCGACGCGCTACGGACGAAGCACGTACTCGTCATCCTCGACAACTGCGAGCATCTACTCCGCGCCGCGCGAGATCTCATTGGGCGGATCCTGGCGTCCTGTCCTGACGTGCGCGTCCTGGCTACGAGCCGGGAAGGGATCGGAATCGCGGGCGAGCAGGTGTGGCCCTTGCGGTCACTCGACATACCGGAGAGTGCTGCCGCACACGAGGTGGCCGAGGCGGAGGCGGCGGTCCTCTTCATGGATCGGGCTCGATCAGTGCGCCCCGGGTTCGTGATCGACGCCGGCAACGCGGCAGCAGTGGCGGACATCTGCCGTCGATTGGATGGCATCCCGCTGGCGTTGGAGCTGGCGGCTGCGCGCATGGTTGCCATGTCGCCGGCAGATGTGGCGACCCGACTCGACGAACGCTTCCGATTGCTGACCGGTGGGCGAAGCGGTGCGGTCGAACGCCATCAGACGCTTCGCGGCGCCCTCGAGTGGTCGTACTCGCTGCTCGATGCTCGAGAACAATGCGTCTTCGATCGATTGTCCGGCTTCTCAGGCACGTTCGATGCCGCCGCAGCCGAGGCGGTGGTTACCGGTGGGGGAGTCGAAGGCTGGGATGTGCTCGACGCCCTCGGTGGCCTCGTGGCGAAGTCGATGCTCATCGCTGAGCCCTCGGATGACGGCACGATGCGGTATCAGCTGCTCGAGACCATGCGGCAATACGCGGCGGAGCAGCTCGAGGAGCACGACGATCCTGATGCGTGGCGCCGCCGGCACGCCGAGCACTACAGCGCGGTCACAGAGGAGGTCGCACGCGGCATTCGGGGTCCTGACGAAGGCCGCTACCGGCAACAGCTTCTCGCCGAGATCGACAACGTCCGTTCGGCGGTGCAGTGGAGCAACGACGCTGCCGACCGCACAGACGCCGAGCTCGGACTGAGGATCATCGCGGCGCTGTCCTACGAGGCGTCTTTCAACCGCCCTCTGGGTGTTGGCGTTTGGGCAGAGCGCGCGGCGGAGCGCGCCGAGCGGTCCACCGAGGGCAGACGGTCTGACGTCTTGAGTGCCGCCGCGAGTAGCGCCCTTGCGCGCGGTGACGTTGATCTGTGCGCCGTGTTCGCAAACGCAGCGCTGGAGCACGGCCCGCAAGCGGACAGCTGGTCCCCGAGCCTCCCGTATCTGGCGCTTGCGTATCGCGCCCTGACCGTGGGAGCTCACGACGAGATGCGCTCGGTGATCGCGGACTGGCGTCGGACGTTGGAGTCGATCGACGCCGACGACTTCCAGCGGGCGAGCGGGTACTGGACGTGGGCTGCATTCGGCTCGCTGTTCGGTGACCCGCAAGCTCTGGAAGACGCCCGCGCCGCGACGACGGTCGCGCGCAAGTCCGGCAATCCCACTGCGATCGGAAACAGCCTTCACGCGCTCGGCATGGCGCTCGCCCGAAGTGACCCGGATGAAGCGCTTGCGGTACTCGAGGAGGCCGCGACCGTCAAGATGGTGTCCGGCAAGTCGAACTTGCTGGGCAATGCGTATGCGCTGATCGCACAGCTGCGAGCGCGTCGAGGTGAACGATCGGCAGCGCTCGAAGCCCTGCGCTTCTCGATCGCGCACTTGGACGAAGCCGGTGACAAGCCACAGTTCCTCGGCACGATCGACTGGGCCGTGGTGATCTTCCGCCTCTTCGAGGAAGACGAGGCCATGGCGGTGACGGCGGGCGTGGCGATCGACGGTCCGCTCGCGGTCCTGAACAACTTCCCCGGAGTGCCGAGGCACGGAGACCCGGCGTTGAGCAAGGTCGAGGCGCGCCTCGGTGCCGAGCGGTATCGGGAGCTAGTGGCACAGGGTGCGGCCATGTCCTATGACGAAGTCGTGCAGTACCTGTTCGCTGAGATCGACCGGATGCTCGCTGAGACGAGTTAG
- a CDS encoding adenylate/guanylate cyclase domain-containing protein, protein MPGAGGLPTGTVTFLFTDLEGSTRLWEEHPEAMKDALARHDELLRSAVESHGGHVVKTTGDGLHAVFATAEQAVAAAVAGQGALSGVDGPEGPLRVRMGLHTGAADVRDGDYYGGAVNRAARVSAAGHGGQVLVSHATEELIRDDLGDGLALVDLGEHRLRDLARPERLFQLAAPGMPREFPPVRSVDAFPGNLPSQLTSFVGRDDELSRVGKALDESRLVTLIGVGGVGKTRLATQVAAEVLPRFADGAWLCELAAASDAEAMVQVVAATLGVQQHPNVSLEESILEYLRTKQLLLVLDNCEHLLADAGGLAEGVLHRSDGVRILATSREGLAVEGEQVWPLRSLRTPTSTSTVEVVASAAARLFIERAQAAAPGFDVDDANAAAVAEICKRLDGIPLAIELAAARVSAMSPTEIAALLDERFRLLTGGRRTAVERHQTLRATVDWSYSLLEPNERFVFDRLGVFSGSFDNAAASAVVTGDGIEHWDVVDAMAGLVNKSMVNAEKTSEDTTRYTMLETLRQYAREQLDEHDASDDWRRRHAQHYAALAEQAGRELVGRRELAARRRVQTELDNLRAAVTWALDSTLDEDVELGVGIVAELSYEATCNVASGIGAWAERAVEAARRSTSERRRAVLGAAAYYLHQGLGDFPRARQLALEAVEEGFVADAPGGSIAETTLGMSYMAAGERELMLEVIANIHRRLDEGGEDLFVRSALHSSTAAMLTTIGDWNMARVEASAGLATARQIQNPTCLALALFAVGWTNSGDDPGAALAAYEESIALTRAGAVDGAFGAALSQAAQLRAHAGDARGSLEGLREAITYSHEVGDHMNFINAVNRGIQIVGLLGNPVAAATLSGVMKGDLLEAFPVYELRDFEGRGQQAVQDQVRSELGDDVYSAAMARGTAMSYDEIVAYVLAEIDRMLAELDDA, encoded by the coding sequence ATGCCTGGGGCCGGGGGGCTGCCCACGGGAACGGTCACGTTCCTGTTCACCGATCTTGAGGGTTCAACGCGTCTCTGGGAGGAGCACCCCGAGGCGATGAAGGACGCGCTCGCGCGTCACGACGAGCTGCTGCGGAGCGCCGTCGAATCGCACGGTGGCCACGTCGTGAAGACCACGGGTGATGGCCTCCATGCCGTATTCGCTACTGCCGAGCAGGCGGTCGCGGCGGCGGTGGCGGGACAAGGAGCGCTCTCCGGAGTCGACGGTCCCGAAGGACCGTTGCGCGTCCGCATGGGTCTGCACACGGGCGCAGCTGACGTCCGAGACGGTGACTACTACGGCGGTGCGGTGAACCGCGCCGCGCGAGTGTCAGCGGCCGGGCACGGTGGACAGGTGCTCGTCTCACACGCGACCGAGGAGCTGATTCGTGACGACCTCGGTGACGGCCTGGCGCTCGTCGATCTCGGGGAGCACCGACTGCGCGACCTTGCGCGCCCGGAGCGCTTGTTCCAGCTCGCCGCGCCCGGGATGCCACGTGAGTTCCCGCCCGTCCGCTCGGTTGACGCCTTTCCCGGCAACCTGCCGTCGCAACTCACCTCGTTCGTCGGGCGCGACGACGAGCTGTCCCGAGTTGGCAAGGCGCTCGACGAATCTCGACTTGTCACGCTGATCGGTGTTGGCGGCGTCGGCAAGACGCGCCTTGCCACGCAGGTGGCAGCTGAGGTGCTCCCGCGCTTCGCCGACGGTGCATGGTTGTGCGAGCTCGCGGCTGCCAGCGACGCCGAAGCGATGGTGCAGGTCGTGGCGGCGACGCTTGGCGTCCAACAGCACCCGAACGTCTCGCTCGAAGAGAGCATCCTGGAGTACCTGCGGACCAAGCAACTGCTCTTGGTGCTCGACAACTGCGAGCACCTGCTCGCGGACGCGGGTGGCCTCGCCGAGGGGGTGTTGCACCGATCCGATGGCGTGCGCATCCTCGCGACGAGTCGAGAGGGCCTCGCTGTCGAGGGTGAGCAGGTGTGGCCCCTGCGGTCGTTGCGGACGCCGACATCGACCTCCACCGTCGAGGTCGTGGCGAGCGCGGCGGCGCGGCTCTTCATCGAGCGCGCGCAGGCTGCCGCGCCCGGGTTCGATGTGGATGATGCCAATGCCGCCGCAGTCGCCGAGATCTGCAAGCGCCTCGACGGCATCCCGCTCGCGATCGAACTCGCGGCGGCACGCGTCTCCGCAATGAGTCCGACCGAGATCGCTGCGCTGCTGGACGAGCGCTTCCGCCTGCTCACCGGAGGTCGTCGGACGGCGGTCGAACGGCACCAGACACTGCGCGCCACGGTCGACTGGTCCTACTCGTTGCTCGAGCCCAACGAGCGCTTCGTGTTCGACCGACTCGGTGTGTTCTCAGGCAGCTTCGACAACGCGGCCGCCTCAGCCGTCGTGACCGGCGACGGGATCGAGCACTGGGATGTCGTCGACGCGATGGCGGGTCTCGTCAACAAGTCGATGGTCAACGCCGAGAAGACCTCCGAGGACACCACGCGCTACACAATGCTCGAGACGCTCCGGCAGTACGCACGGGAGCAGCTCGACGAGCACGATGCGTCAGACGACTGGCGGCGTCGCCACGCGCAGCACTATGCGGCCCTTGCCGAGCAAGCAGGGCGTGAGCTCGTCGGCCGAAGGGAGCTGGCCGCTCGTCGTCGCGTCCAGACCGAGCTCGACAACCTGCGCGCCGCCGTGACGTGGGCGCTCGACAGCACGCTCGACGAAGACGTGGAGCTTGGCGTGGGCATCGTTGCCGAGCTGTCGTACGAGGCGACGTGCAACGTGGCCAGTGGTATTGGGGCCTGGGCGGAACGTGCCGTCGAAGCGGCTCGCCGGTCGACATCGGAGCGGCGGCGCGCCGTGCTGGGCGCGGCCGCGTATTACCTGCACCAGGGTCTCGGCGACTTTCCGCGCGCTCGCCAACTAGCGCTTGAGGCGGTCGAGGAGGGATTCGTCGCCGATGCGCCGGGCGGTTCGATCGCGGAGACGACGCTCGGGATGAGCTACATGGCCGCCGGCGAGCGCGAGCTCATGCTGGAGGTGATCGCCAACATCCATCGCCGTCTCGATGAGGGTGGCGAGGACCTGTTCGTCCGCTCAGCGTTGCACTCGTCGACTGCGGCGATGCTCACGACGATCGGTGACTGGAACATGGCGCGGGTTGAAGCATCAGCCGGTCTTGCCACCGCGCGTCAGATCCAGAACCCGACCTGCCTCGCGCTGGCCCTCTTCGCAGTGGGCTGGACCAACTCCGGTGACGACCCGGGTGCCGCGCTTGCCGCGTACGAAGAGAGCATCGCGCTCACTCGTGCGGGAGCCGTCGACGGCGCATTCGGCGCGGCGTTGAGCCAGGCCGCGCAGCTCCGCGCACATGCCGGTGACGCAAGAGGATCATTGGAGGGGCTGCGCGAGGCCATTACCTACTCCCACGAAGTCGGCGATCACATGAACTTCATCAACGCGGTCAATCGCGGCATCCAGATCGTCGGTCTCCTCGGGAACCCGGTCGCCGCGGCGACGCTCTCCGGCGTCATGAAGGGCGACTTGCTCGAAGCGTTCCCCGTGTACGAGCTGAGGGACTTCGAGGGCCGTGGCCAACAGGCCGTCCAGGATCAGGTCCGCAGCGAGCTGGGTGATGACGTCTACAGCGCCGCAATGGCGCGCGGTACCGCGATGTCGTACGACGAGATCGTGGCGTACGTCCTCGCGGAGATCGATCGCATGCTCGCCGAGTTGGACGATGCCTGA